CATGCGCCCAGTTTGTAAGAGCGCGCGGAacgcgctgaatgtcgggcttcgcccgacctttaagtgtgaagGGCGCCGCATGCGCCCAGTTTGTAAGAGCGCGCGGagcgcgctgaatgtcgggcttcgcccgacctttaagtgtgaagGGCGCCCCAGGCGCCcagtatgtaagagcgcgcgtgaatgtcgggcttcgcccgaccttttaGTGTGcagggcgccgcaggcgcccagTATGTAAGAGCGTGCGGagcgcgctgaatgtcgggcttcgcccgaccttttaGTGTGCAGGGCGCCGCATGCGCCCAGTTTGTAAGAGCGCGCGGAacgcgctgaatgtcgggcttcgcccgacctttaagtgtgaagGGCGCCCCAGGCGCCcagtatgtaagagcgcgcgtgaatgtcgggcttcgcccgaccttttgGTGTCGCCGCAGGCACCCAGTATGTAAGAGCGCAAGAAGCGCGCTGCCTTTTATAGTGTGAATAATTTGATTATATGCCAGCGGCACTCGGCCGGAGTCCAGTACCCACCTCCCCAACCATCCTCCCTATAGTGACTCGGGGGTATATATACGTGACAGGAACAATTTCGATAGCGCGATGTAGAACATTCCAATTTCGAAATTTTTTGGATTCTATGGCAGTGCTTACCCGATGTGTTTGTCTATATAGAAGTGATATAgtgtgtcaaaggactgtctcatttcaaacatagacagagagagagagagagactcatactatctttgtcttacactagtactagcacccaaaagaaaaggatgagtatagttttttttgttcttatttactgccaatttggtttgaccaactataaattgaATGAGggccatattattattattttcagaaaaacgATATCTAAGGACCCGAAAGGCCCCTTATCGCGGATCTCAAGTGAAAATTTAACGAAAcggtcgccatcttgaatttcttTCTTTTGACTCGATCTTGATGAAAAGCGATATTTGAGGATCCAAGAGGCCCTTTAACACGAATCTGAACTCGAAACTATTAGGAACGGTCGCCAtcttgattttctttattttcgaccCAATCTTGATGCACATCGATATCTGAGGATCAGAGGCTCCTTAACACGAATCTGAAGTCGAAATTGAACGAAAcggttttagtttgtaattttattgcagtgcccttacagggttgtgttgaaacataacagccaaaattgtcacaaaaaattacataacattttcattttatgtacaaaaatatatatattattttttttgtatggaaagggtataatcattattttagaaataaactccttgtccctaaattatacgaaattatacgagattggacctggggagcgACCCTTTcaccctccctttttggggggaatgcacggtacgatctcgtggctaccgggccaaatcagctttgtttgacctaaggaacaatcgtgccaattACTAACCCTACTATTACTGGTGCTGTCGTAATGACAAATCCAAGCTTGCAACGACAAGTTTCGCGCCAAACCTACCGGCGAGTAccattagttattctgtgctttcgCACTGCactggcacagaataactaattggTGCGCTCgtaagtatgtaagtacttattctTTATCAAGCCACTGAGCCACGCTATTCATAAACTTATCTTTATTACGCGCATTTAATTTATCCAGTATAACATGACCTCAAGATTCATACCAACTGTGCGTAATTGGAGCTCAGACTTAAAGTGGGAGTTTAACTCGGGCCCAGCGAGACGGGTTGTTGCTTGTTATTAAAGCGTTGTGAATTTCGGATTGTTGCTCAAAGAATTATGCgccattatttaagtaattaacctTTGGTCAGCTCAAAAAAAAACGTGTAAAAACTATGCGTGTGTACCataaacatagtatatacaagtagttatagacgcgccaccgaacgaccgggggtaagagaaagaattttcatataaaatttgggcagcataggatttttttctctttcacttataaatttcggtatttcgccatcgcctcgccggtcggtgataaggactaTTTTGCTATACATacacatggcactattttctctttcctcttataagaatcgcaataagactatatttctctatcaaagtgtcaggcccttggtgtgtacctaattttaaaatttgttcacCTTTTTCAACCCGGCATTTTGGTGCCCCCCTAAACGTGGTGCCCTAATCACGtgcttattttgcttaaaaattgGTTAATCTGGCACTGAGTAGGTATTGGGGCTATCCCCAAGGTGGGGATGAGCATAGGACTATTTGATCAGCCTACCTATCATATTTTAGCGATCGTCTGTTACAGCGCCCACAACAATCGCTTCTACCGCGAGAACCCCAGCTTCATCGCCATCCGCGCCGGATCTAACTTCCACTTCTTCGGCGGAGAGATCATCCCTGTCAtgggtacattattatttaaatatatataataagtttttggtcaaacatttcattttccatacaagcttttatcgcagactttttctttcaacaggaaACTAATACTCATAgtgacaattctaacaaacccaaacacaattagtttatattattttatcacagttcctgtgactacctcctgtgtccattgtcagatcagctcgatggtaccataatattgtattgtcgtCCAACTTACATAGTATCTaggtatgtgaagtttcagctcaatcgaataatgggaagtggtcTAATTAAACTTGCTAGATTTGACCtgacaaaaataatattacaaacaaacatacatagtagtttttcctcagtcacccgttgaccacgaacgctgtaaaggattcgaaacgtcgggatgtattataaactcaatatacgcgatataatccgatttcatagttttatttcataatatgtatgatattgatgatgatgatgaagttaaataaaagcttgtaaaatcaaaatatacaaGTACGCTTGCAATATATGATAAATTTAACGGTTGCAGACCCTACACATTCCAAGCTTAGAATTTCTACGTTTATACCGAAAAGCTATAAGGATTAACAATCATTATAAATACTGGGTATATTACTTATTTTGACCAATACTCATAAATATTCCACGCTTATGActatcaaataattttaatatatattttgacacaatatgtacttattttgaATATACCTATACTAATTATAACTGTGTGAATTCCAAACATGTATTATGACTTTATATAAAGGTAGATAGGGTAAGAGAAACATTGGGGCAAGACtcctactttattttaatttgtacccTCCCTGTACCTACAGGTGTGTACTTCCACCCGTCATACGATCCCAAAACCCTGCGCGGTAACCTGGCTGTCATGCAGCTCCAAAAGGTCCTCAACTTTAAGCATAAGAACGTGAAGAAGATACAGATTGACCGATCTGCAGCCGCTTTGCCGGATAACACGCCGCCCATTACCATTCTTGGATGGGGCGCTAAAACGGTAAGTGAATCTTATGGCATTAGAAAAAAGCTGGCTAAGgtcatgtcgggccatgctcagtccTACAGTCATCAGTAAAAGGAAGTATCTTCGCGGCGCTTGTACGTGTTTGTACTAAGTAGGGAAAACTTTCTGCGATAAATCAAAAACGGCGAAACCGATCATGTTTGCTATAATTTTCTTTGAAAGTATTTGGTTACTAAGCTTATTTACTTtcaccattttattttttcattttttttggaccaatggttcaaaagttagagagATTAAAAACGCCGTCCCCTCCGCAcggcgtttttttttctttggaaGCTATCAtttacgaaaataataaatttatcaaaaaatggttgttgattacccctattcgttttgatAGACCAATCCTAAAACACCCTACATTATGGGGTTGCAGCGAAAAAAAATTCATCATCAGCATTATCTGAGCTATATCAACCACCTTGGATCATCCGAAgatctaaaatatttaattcgaTTGCACAAAGAAAGTGACCATAGCTCCATTGTCCCTAAAGTTACTGTTACCCGCATTTTTATGAAACTTATTTTATGCGACTACGTCATATCGCCACGGCACAGTGGTGACAAGCTGCCAAGTCAACTAATGGCAACGCACAATTAACTAGTCAGGTATTTCTACAGGAGAGCAATTTACAATATCATCGAAAAAGGTTGCATGCGGCTAGACTGGACTTCTACGATAGAGAGTCGTGCAGGGAAATATACGGAAAGTAAGTAAACTTAAACACATACATCATCATTACGAGTATACTAGTTTTACCACCGCCCGATACGACTTTACCATTCACACACATCCAAAGGCGTTACCATCGGGCGATTAATTATTctgttcgtttgcctcctaGTATCAGATTTGGGTTCCGATCACATTCCGTCATGGTCAGCAGACGTACATAGATGTACTTAGTGGTAGTAGAGCGATTGTTCGTATTTCTCCGACTTAAAGGAaggtcgcacttaaactatcgtgagacatatttcaaaatatttatcagtacggttttactcactattatttttagttgcttttggcgacatgtttcggattctttgggaatccatcctcaggcacgagtgtcgagaggcgggcggcgcgggcagtgcacgacgtacaaccgccgcggacactcgtgcctgaggatggattcccaaagaatccgaaacatgtcgccaaaagcgactaaaaataatagtgagtaaaaaccgtactgataaatattttaaaggaaGGTGCCCAAATTATAATAAACTTTAAACTATTTCAGGAAGTTCGTAACTAGAACAAATTTCTGCGCCGGTTTCATATCAAGAGGCGAAGGTGCATGCAATGTAAGTCCAACACTAGTCTGATCCGTCATGGTCTGGACGCTGACGCAACGGAAATCCAAGCGCAACGTTTCGTTAtcttcctctttttttttcatggcaACCCCCTGCACCTATACCTTTACCTGTCCCTGTACCTATAGCTAGGAAGCTATAGGTACAGAGATAGGGGTGCCTGGAAAAAAtgcaatatataaatatactagcttttgcccgcgacttcgtctgcatggacttagtaaccgcagctagagtaagaatagagcctggaaaaaatttcatagcaatctaaatttgagcatattatgcacacaaattagcaggcacttcgttaattatctcaattccaccccgctttttactttcttaagggatgattttcgggataaaaactatcctatgtccttctcagggactcgacctatctctatgccagatttcatctaaatcgattcagcggtttaagcgtgaagagggaacacacagacagacagacagactgtcgcatttataatattagtatggatggataaaCCTATCTCGGCACCATATGATCAGCTACAGCATACCTTCCCTTTCCTTTGCCTAACTCCAAACTATTAGCTAAGTAGCTGACTTCTAGTGCCCAGTTGAGATTTCTAAAAAACCCTATACTCGCCAAATCCCCCCGAAATAACTGAGCCTTCAAACTATTTTGCTCTCCAGCTAGACGTAGGCGACCCGGGTGTCACGGGTATGTACCTGGTAGGCGTCACCAGCTTTGGCTCTCCGATTTGCGGACGACCTGACACGCCCACAGTGTTCACCAAGGTCGGGTTCTATGCCGACTGGATTCAAGACCTCATGGATCAGGTAACTGCTCTCCTGTCAACTTAGATGCTTGAGTTTGCATAGAGAGAACTGGGAATCCCCAGTTTCAGTAGGTACcgtatttttatagaaaaccaGTACAGGAATCTTTCCCTATATGCCCGCTTCCTTACGCGGTTGAGCGGTCCCAATGGTGCGGATTGGCATGCCGCTTCTTGGTGTGAGCGTTTTAAATCAGCTCGCACGACTTTAACGACCAACATACCTACATAACGCTGACTATACGaaaactttttttgttttccCACGATAAACCTCTCTGGTTACATTTCAGAAAAAAGTTCGACTCAGTCACAGAACTACAACAGTACGACCCTTTAGagtattggataaaaaaatcaTTCTATACGGGATCGGCGGGGAATCAGACCCAATCCCCTTACAACGTGAAGGTACAAATACCGAGCCAGCCCAAGACACTGCACCCATAGATGAACACCTCGAAATAGTGCTGAATGAACTTAAAAAACTTGGAATGCAAAGCAAAGAGAGTGCGGATTTAATCCGGAACATACAACCTGGAACTCCCCAAGAGGAAGAAGTAAGTCTACCAGACGAAGAACAAGATcccgaaataaaatacaatggACCTAGTACCGAAAATAATCCAGTAGTACATCAATTTATTGATTCTGATCGGACTCGAGAAGAAGAAAGTGGTAATGCATTAAGAAAAGAAGATCAACACAATAAAGATGCTGAAGCCAAAGAGGAAGAAGAAGCCAAGAAAACATCTCTAGAAGAAACGAAAGTGGACAGAAGTGACAGTGATTCTGATGGTATAACCATTATTCCAGTAGATCGCGCAACCAAAGTAATTGACTTTGATCCAAAACCAATAGAGTCAAGAGAAATTAGAAAAACAGATCTAGAGAACGTTAGAGTGACAAACATACCAGATAATAATTTCAATATGGATTCAGAATCTGATTTCCCCGAGAACGCTGCTTCAGCAAAAAAATCTGTGACTGATAATGTTGATCCCGTAGAATCCATATCAAGAGAAACAGGTGTtcgtttaattaaaaaacaactttcagtAGTTAAAAAAGACGAtacagttttaagaaaaaaacatcGTAATCCTACTGTAGTCAATTTTCAGTTCGAAAATATACATATGCcaaaacatacaaataaacacaCTGTGCATAACGGTTACGTCCCTGCAAATCCTCCAAATATTCTAGGGAATGCACATCCTATAGATTTCGAATATGATGGTAAAAATATTATACCCAAATATCAAGAATATCATGAAGCTActcaaaatgaaaataaaattcaagTGCAACATCCAGAAGTTgataaaaatgttgatattgacAAAATAATTTGGAAAGAAAGTCGCGAATTTATTACTGATAAAGAAGAAACAGGTCATGCCGAACTTGCAAATGATATTGCAGACGATATAGTAAAGCATGAAATCCAGAAATTAATAGAACAGCTGGAAATAAGCAGTGAGTTAAACTCACAAACTGAGGACTACAATTCTACTAATCATAGTCCGTTAcgcaataatttaaaaaatatagatacaGATAAAACTAAAGATTCGGGAACCATACTAACTTTCCTTTATTTGACAGATGTTGAGGAGAAAGTCCATCGACGAGCGAAATTAATAGACACACGCGATGAAGGGTTGAGTATAGATCCAAAACCGTTCAAAAAAGAAATTCACGGCAGTAATCAATTAATAGGGAAAAGTGAGATATACAAAATCTTTGCGGACGTCATGaacatagattagtatatgttattactgtaatagataagaaactctcggacatttcacgttcacgtctctactagtgctgcccctagcggtcctgctctcaactaatgagactgtatatgcagtaaacacgcacacatgtacacacacacacacacacgtacttatgggttctttacctacatgtaacaactttaatattggaaactgatttatgtagtaatctttgtcgtaccaatttccatttgcttagaaaactacataaatcagtttttcagaataaataaatgaaaacttatgttgaatcaagtacaatatattatttataagtacctacttatttacatacgttccattccaagtaactaagacacatgcaaatacagcgacgctttaagcgcacttccgtgaaaataacttaacagcaagtatgtaacaatttatttcctgactatgttttaaacaataattagaggcaacctaattcatttcttcttcttgatcccaaaataacttggaaagcttcaatagtttgatccaactttttttgatttaatttagatccatttttgtcgcatatttcatagttttgagaacattcaagctttttatccacaatttgtggtgcggtgatctgggtgttacagcgcataggtagattttccttttttaggttcactgaaattgccattgacaacatcgaaaaacttatcgaagaaaagcacgatacctgccgtgtcgcaactttattctgaaagctttttaatacctgaaaatatattaacagttaagatgttatcaaaagtataaaaaggttattttacagcgaaacaggacaagtgttgagcatgcattttaagggtgtgctattgtcacatttaatgttaggtaacaagaaatcagtgaatcgggatattattcatgtaaaatgtcgacaaaggtaacgtattgtggttggattttatcattagatgtatgtctttctaattttggcaggttgtagttgatttatcagattaagacctaggcacggaaaatcttaattatgataatcagagcaacgtgtatgacgggccttacgggcactaagaatggtgctagttcaacggctgttatttgaaatgttacaatgttccatcgccaacatttcataaatatgctttacccgaagcctctatcaaagcttttgataaagatgaaataataaataaatgttcaggaggtatatatatattataaactcgaaaatttacttaccttgcccttataccgatgtacatacaagaaggtacacagattcggcgcggcccggccggcattgcttttcatcttgcctgcgttggtttggttgaatgagtaagagcacaactcaacacaacttacaaggttggttgtgatataaagaaacgctgtttgttaatatcttaacataaatctgaccaaaaatatgtttaaacggaatttatattaaaaaacaacttagaaataatttcaaaatttcccatcaaaccaaacgtcatttggtttttttattcgtctaaatacgtcagtctgtcattgtacggtgtttgcactacatattaaaaaaactacttttacgtttcaaatttattttgtttcctagttcatttgcaacgtaaggttagtaacactatcaaaacattttttattaaaatatattcttctagatttaattaaatacgattaagttacctgcttaaatatttgttttggtatattttgttttctactatctacacacaagaatgatatctagccacactcagccctccttatgctaaaggcggtatctcaaaaacgaatgaactggaaatggaacgttatgattcaaatttaaggtacttatttgcatgcaatcttcaattgagataccgctttttagctcagcagggcaccacggctgaggaatatatgtccagcataacccagagatggcattattatcagcattacattactcctcttcagagatactaaCTATACCATGGTCATGAACACTGTAGTTAATAAAACATTGGagtaaaaaataattgcattttttatcgcCCCTGGCGGAACGGAGTATCCTTGCACCTGTCACTTTTTGCTATCTTGCTGCTAGGGACATGGCAACAACGTGAGCCCGTTCGCGAACCCTCTCTCGCTCTATGTTCGCGATTGCGCAAACGGTTATTTTGCTTGCCATTATTTGTTTGCTCGGCGTGTTCGCACATTTTTCGGTTCTCTTCTCTACTTCGCACTGTCAAGTGCTATGAAAAATCgctataatatttatctatagctggtcaagcaaatcttgtcagtagaaaaaggcggcaaatttaaaaaatgcaggcgcgaagggatatcgtcccatagacaatttgaatttcgcgcctatttctactgacaagatttgcttgaccaactatattctattctattctattatttttcttgatattctattttttttatactatatttgtcttacccTAGTACTAGCACACAAAAAAAGGATAagcatatagtttgtcaaaggactgtctcattttaaacatagacagagagaatcatatatgtcttacgctagtactagcacccaaaagaaaaggataagaatagttttctttgttcttatgtACTgctaatttggtttgaccaattatagttttttttgttcttatttactgacaatttggtttgatcaactataCTGTTTctgtttcatgttatttcatttaataAGCACAAAAATGCTGGTATTCTACTTTGTCAAAGTCGCCAAACAAAAGTGCGTGAAACGAATCGCTACTACTTCGCTAAATATCCGTCAGATGTCACTGGAGTTTTTCAGTCATATTgggtggtgaaaaatatttcacGTGAAAAGAAACTAAATTTCCCAGGTAATGTTTCCAAGTTATTTCATCTATTTTCTTTTGTTATGTGATGTgtgtttatttatgataatttgaAAGTAGTATATCGTTCCAATGAAGTAAGTACATGACTAAAATTGACATTCGACAAGTGCCGATCGGAATTTGGAATTTCATTTAATTCTTGAAATTACCGATGTTCTCTTGTCTTTAAGATTATTAAAACAACTTCTTTAGTAATTACGTAAGTTTATATGTAAGGTTAAGTAGTTCTGAATGGAGTTTTCTCAACATTTCCCGTTATGTAACCCATGCTATCGATTGTCATAACGTAACCTTATTTATCATCTGGTAAATAGTTATCTATAACCTATTTAATTGGTGTGCTAATCCATCcgtattgaaaataaaaatctatttaaaactATTAGGTATAATTACTTCGTACTGCAAAGT
This DNA window, taken from Cydia strobilella chromosome 21, ilCydStro3.1, whole genome shotgun sequence, encodes the following:
- the LOC134751206 gene encoding uncharacterized protein LOC134751206; translation: MFTFIFWTVLCSFHSIQGLIELPQDIVAASELLKGVSSQILASNDSKLQEFAVIFNHYVNLTEAEKESREVLSRLATESNNSTGDDENEDLYGSLAWETALDDALAEENITVDINKLLNDTVVEYLETYASNPENVKALDHLYQQRLDLDRKPNLTRLEDNDLNTNDTDATGSGTGINEENPFWNPDDTPTRRIYKGKRVNIQNYPFIVSVHILNVFYCAGSIIKDDLVITAASCLQLAHNNRFYRENPSFIAIRAGSNFHFFGGEIIPVMGVYFHPSYDPKTLRGNLAVMQLQKVLNFKHKNVKKIQIDRSAAALPDNTPPITILGWGAKTESNLQYHRKRLHAARLDFYDRESCREIYGKKFVTRTNFCAGFISRGEGACNLDVGDPGVTGMYLVGVTSFGSPICGRPDTPTVFTKVGFYADWIQDLMDQKKVRLSHRTTTVRPFRVLDKKIILYGIGGESDPIPLQREGTNTEPAQDTAPIDEHLEIVLNELKKLGMQSKESADLIRNIQPGTPQEEEVSLPDEEQDPEIKYNGPSTENNPVVHQFIDSDRTREEESGNALRKEDQHNKDAEAKEEEEAKKTSLEETKVDRSDSDSDGITIIPVDRATKVIDFDPKPIESREIRKTDLENVRVTNIPDNNFNMDSESDFPENAASAKKSVTDNVDPVESISRETGVRLIKKQLSVVKKDDTVLRKKHRNPTVVNFQFENIHMPKHTNKHTVHNGYVPANPPNILGNAHPIDFEYDGKNIIPKYQEYHEATQNENKIQVQHPEVDKNVDIDKIIWKESREFITDKEETGHAELANDIADDIVKHEIQKLIEQLEISSELNSQTEDYNSTNHSPLRNNLKNIDTDKTKDSGTILTFLYLTDVEEKVHRRAKLIDTRDEGLSIDPKPFKKEIHGSNQLIGKSEIYKIFADVMNID